The following are encoded in a window of Panicum virgatum strain AP13 chromosome 5N, P.virgatum_v5, whole genome shotgun sequence genomic DNA:
- the LOC120672243 gene encoding paired amphipathic helix protein sin-3-like encodes MTYSSFSSDRPVGGGRKSAAAEAWSPSAEDALGFVLAVKAAFKDRHPDKYHLFLRVMDDFRNQRVGIDEVTSTAAALFRDSPELALGFNVFLPKGRRIQVGVDELAAYFIRDMNLDDGGGH; translated from the exons ATGACCTACTCGTCGTTCTCCAGTGACCG GCCCGTCGGAGGCGGGAGGAAGAGCGCGGCCGCCGAGGCATGGTCGCCGTCGGCGGAGGACGCGCTGGGCTTCGTGCTGGCGGTGAAGGCGGCGTTCAAGGACCGGCACCCGGACAAGTACCACCTCTTCCTCCGCGTCATGGACGACTTCCGGAACCAGCGGGTCGGCATCGACGAGGTGACGTCCACCGCCGCGGCCCTGTTCCGGGACAGCCCCGAGCTGGCGCTGGGCTTCAACGTCTTCCTGCCCAAGGGCCGCAGGATCCAGGTCGGGGTCGACGAGCTCGCCGCCTACTTCATCCGGGACATGAAcctggacgacggcggcggccattgA
- the LOC120675577 gene encoding paired amphipathic helix protein Sin3-like 2 — protein sequence MPRANEMFRADSRMMVVFGALTSKPQQLTFEESLRFVKKVKARNYILYLSLFDILGRMELSQLDAYRELRLLFRNHPDLYEEFEKFRPPAPIKHATNNIWPWVFVCAVPLVAVSLIPAFGNPVLWFVQQTIGEKLAA from the exons ATGCCAAGAGCTAATGAGATGTTTAGGGCGGATTCAAGAATGATGGTGGTCTTTGGTGCCTTGACATCGAAACCACAGCAGCTGACATTTGAAGAATCCCTCAGATTTGTCAAGAAAGTGAAG GCCCGCAATTACATTTTGTACTTGTCACTATTTGACATTCTTGGCAGAATGGAACTTTCCCAGCTCGATGCCTACCGAGAG TTACGGCTGCTATTTCGAAATCACCCAGATTTGTATGAAGAGTTTGAGAAGTTCAGACCACCTGCGCCCATAAAGCACGCAACGAACAACATCTGGCCCTGGGTTTTCGTGTGCGCCGTCCCGTTGGTTGCAGTAAGCCTAATCCCGGCGTTTGGAAACCCAGTACTGTGGTTTGTTCAACAAACTATTGGCGAAAAATTGGCCGCGTGA